A genomic window from Streptomyces sp. NBC_00234 includes:
- a CDS encoding Uma2 family endonuclease, which yields MSIEPEAPEPRWAVPPVGGWTADDLDTLPNLPPHTELIDGSLVFVSPQTLFHSRAVDFFNWQLQSLAPPELEVVREFTIDIDRYNRPEPDVIVVDGEIIQNPNQTRFPAESVRLAIEVVSPESRSRDRETKPVKYARVKIPHFWRVENHDGRAVVYVFELEPATGVYTSTGIFHDRMKVSVPFPVDLDLTAITPRRRAADPQ from the coding sequence ATGAGCATCGAACCCGAGGCGCCCGAGCCGCGGTGGGCGGTTCCGCCCGTGGGCGGCTGGACCGCCGATGACCTGGACACACTCCCGAATCTGCCTCCGCACACGGAGCTGATCGACGGGAGCCTTGTTTTCGTGAGTCCGCAGACCCTGTTCCATTCACGGGCGGTCGACTTCTTCAACTGGCAGCTGCAGTCGCTGGCGCCGCCCGAGCTGGAGGTCGTGCGCGAGTTCACCATCGACATCGACCGCTACAACCGGCCCGAGCCCGATGTGATCGTCGTCGACGGCGAGATCATCCAGAACCCGAACCAGACCCGATTCCCCGCCGAGTCCGTGCGGCTGGCCATCGAGGTCGTCTCACCCGAGTCCCGGTCGCGGGACCGGGAGACCAAGCCCGTGAAGTACGCCCGGGTCAAGATCCCGCACTTCTGGCGGGTGGAGAACCACGACGGGCGTGCCGTGGTCTACGTCTTCGAGCTGGAACCGGCCACCGGCGTCTACACCTCCACGGGGATCTTCCACGACCGGATGAAGGTGTCCGTCCCCTTCCCGGTCGATCTCGACCTCACCGCCATCACCCCGCGCCGCCGGGCGGCGGACCCGCAGTAG
- a CDS encoding peptide MFS transporter — protein sequence MSHTASDTEPTQPPPEDDRAFFGQPRGLMTLSGLEVWERFSFLGMQAILVLFFADTVSNGGMGMDPGTAASVSAAYGTLVYLVSVAGGWLADRILGSYRAVLYGGILIACGHYSMAVPTDTMTWVGLGLISAGTGLLKPNVASMVGKLYRTDDDRRDAGFALYYMAINIGAFAGPLITGWLGEHASWHWGFSAAAVGMTLGLIQYVAGRRHLAGRKHAAEFALAPGPMRRALLNIAAGIVGFALLATALTLAGWLTIDRFVDLLTLISVIAPVVYFVVMFRSPRVTSEERGRLRPYVVLFLASVVFNFILFQAYSTMMLLASTNARTEIFGFHFPASWYASALGAFEVALAPVVAAVWARMGPRQPHASNKIAMGVVLGGLSFLLMVLPTSGHADDTYKMAAWWIVGSYLLLGLGDVLLETSGMSATTKLAPKAFASQTMALWFLSLALANGIQAQIVKLYGEVSNPAYFGVNGAIAVVAGLAVMAAGPWLKRTMHPVH from the coding sequence TTGTCCCACACCGCCAGCGATACCGAGCCGACCCAGCCGCCCCCGGAGGACGACCGCGCCTTCTTCGGCCAGCCGCGGGGTCTGATGACCCTGTCCGGCCTGGAGGTCTGGGAGCGGTTCTCGTTCCTGGGCATGCAGGCGATCCTCGTCCTGTTCTTCGCCGACACGGTGTCCAACGGCGGCATGGGCATGGACCCGGGAACGGCCGCGTCGGTCTCCGCCGCCTACGGCACCCTGGTCTATCTGGTCTCCGTCGCGGGCGGCTGGCTGGCCGACCGGATCCTCGGTTCGTACCGCGCCGTCCTGTACGGCGGCATCCTCATCGCCTGCGGCCACTACTCGATGGCCGTACCGACCGACACCATGACCTGGGTCGGCCTGGGGCTGATCAGCGCCGGAACGGGCCTGCTCAAGCCCAATGTCGCCTCGATGGTCGGCAAGCTCTACCGCACCGACGACGACCGGCGCGACGCCGGATTCGCCCTGTACTACATGGCCATCAACATCGGCGCGTTCGCCGGACCGCTGATCACCGGCTGGCTCGGCGAGCATGCCAGCTGGCACTGGGGATTCTCGGCCGCGGCGGTCGGCATGACGCTCGGCCTCATCCAGTACGTGGCGGGCCGGCGTCACCTGGCCGGGCGTAAGCACGCCGCCGAGTTCGCCCTCGCGCCCGGCCCGATGCGGCGCGCCCTGCTGAACATCGCCGCCGGCATCGTCGGGTTCGCCCTCCTCGCCACCGCGCTCACCCTGGCGGGCTGGCTGACGATCGACCGCTTCGTCGACCTGCTCACCCTGATCTCGGTGATCGCTCCGGTCGTCTACTTCGTAGTGATGTTCCGCAGCCCCCGGGTCACCTCCGAGGAGCGCGGGCGGCTGCGCCCGTACGTCGTGCTCTTCCTGGCCTCGGTCGTCTTCAACTTCATCCTCTTCCAGGCGTACTCGACGATGATGCTGCTCGCGTCGACCAACGCCCGTACGGAGATCTTCGGCTTCCACTTCCCGGCGAGCTGGTACGCCTCCGCGCTCGGCGCCTTCGAGGTGGCGCTCGCACCCGTCGTGGCCGCCGTCTGGGCCCGGATGGGCCCGCGCCAGCCGCACGCCTCCAACAAGATCGCCATGGGGGTCGTCCTCGGCGGTCTGTCCTTCCTCCTGATGGTCCTGCCGACCTCCGGGCACGCCGACGACACGTACAAGATGGCCGCCTGGTGGATCGTCGGCTCGTACCTCCTGCTCGGACTCGGTGACGTCCTGCTGGAGACCTCCGGCATGTCCGCCACCACCAAGCTCGCCCCCAAGGCGTTCGCCAGCCAGACGATGGCGTTGTGGTTCCTGTCCCTGGCGCTCGCCAACGGCATCCAGGCCCAGATCGTGAAGCTGTACGGCGAGGTCTCCAACCCCGCCTACTTCGGTGTCAATGGCGCGATCGCGGTGGTCGCCGGCCTGGCCGTCATGGCCGCCGGCCCCTGGCTCAAGCGCACCATGCACCCCGTCCACTGA
- the fahA gene encoding fumarylacetoacetase, giving the protein MPEQSSPLDLAEGDPFGPHNLPYGVFSTPDHAGHRRVGVRIGNHVLDAGAAAHALGSPYAQLLAQPSLMPLLAAGRTAWRDVRRALTAWVTVPAHRADVEPLLHPVDSVTLHLPYEVADYVDFYASEHHATNVGKIFRPDGDALTPNWKHLPIGYHGRAGTVVVSGTDVVRPSGQRKAPSDPAPVFGPSVKLDIEAEVGFVVGVPSEQGTPVPLGDFREHVFGLCLLNDWSARDIQAWEYVPLGPFLGKSFATSVSAWVTPLEALDAARTQPPARDFPLLPYLDDADEEEHGGIDLRISVAINGHLVSEPPFSSMYWTAAQQLAQMTVNGASLRTGDLYGSGTISGAEPAQRGSLLELTWNGRDPLDLPEGKRTFLEDGDVVTLTAWAPGPHGTRVGLGEVTGRIVPSA; this is encoded by the coding sequence ATGCCCGAGCAGAGCAGCCCGCTCGATCTGGCCGAGGGCGACCCCTTCGGTCCGCACAACCTTCCGTACGGTGTGTTCTCCACCCCCGACCACGCCGGCCACCGCAGGGTCGGCGTCCGCATCGGCAACCACGTGCTGGACGCCGGAGCCGCGGCCCACGCGCTCGGCTCCCCCTACGCGCAACTGCTCGCACAGCCCAGCCTGATGCCCCTGCTCGCAGCCGGCCGCACCGCCTGGCGCGACGTGCGGCGCGCGCTGACGGCCTGGGTGACGGTCCCGGCGCACCGCGCGGACGTCGAGCCCCTGCTGCACCCGGTGGATTCGGTGACGCTCCACCTGCCGTACGAGGTCGCGGACTACGTCGACTTCTACGCCAGCGAGCACCACGCCACCAACGTCGGCAAGATCTTCCGGCCGGACGGCGACGCGCTGACCCCCAACTGGAAGCACCTGCCCATCGGTTACCACGGGCGGGCCGGCACGGTCGTCGTCTCCGGCACGGACGTGGTGCGCCCCTCGGGCCAGCGCAAGGCCCCTTCGGACCCGGCGCCGGTCTTCGGCCCCTCCGTGAAGCTGGACATCGAGGCGGAGGTCGGCTTCGTCGTCGGCGTCCCCTCGGAGCAGGGCACCCCGGTGCCGCTCGGCGACTTCCGTGAGCACGTCTTCGGGCTCTGCCTGCTCAACGACTGGTCGGCGCGCGACATCCAGGCGTGGGAGTACGTGCCGCTGGGGCCGTTCCTCGGCAAGTCCTTCGCCACGTCCGTCTCGGCGTGGGTGACCCCGCTGGAGGCGCTGGACGCGGCCCGCACGCAGCCGCCCGCCCGCGACTTCCCGCTGCTTCCCTACCTGGACGACGCGGACGAGGAGGAGCACGGCGGCATCGATCTGCGGATCTCCGTCGCGATCAACGGGCACCTCGTCTCCGAGCCGCCGTTCTCCTCGATGTACTGGACCGCGGCCCAGCAGCTGGCCCAGATGACGGTGAACGGCGCCTCGCTGCGTACCGGCGACCTCTACGGCTCCGGCACCATCAGCGGCGCCGAGCCGGCCCAGCGCGGCTCCCTCCTGGAGCTCACCTGGAACGGCCGCGACCCGCTGGACCTTCCCGAGGGCAAGCGCACGTTCCTGGAGGACGGCGACGTGGTCACCCTGACCGCGTGGGCCCCGGGGCCGCACGGCACACGCGTCGGCCTCGGCGAGGTCACCGGGCGGATCGTGCCGTCCGCATGA
- a CDS encoding ABC transporter ATP-binding protein: MSDAGAGEAAVIETRGLTKRYRGGSLAVDGLDLRVPAGSVFGFLGPNGSGKTTTIRMLMGLIEPTAGTARVLGRPMPAGSRSVLPQVGALIEGPALYGFLTGRDNLVRFDSADPAADPRTRRARVEAALDRVGLAAAAGKKAKAYSLGMKQRLGLAAALLRPRRLLVLDEPTNGLDPQGMREIRSLVRELAAEGTTVFLSSHLLDEIEQVCTHAAVMARGRLVTQGPVAELAAGSRGRLAVTTPDPGEAARVLEELGVTGLVADGQRLTADAPPPGTDPAELNAALVRGGVRVRSFGVERASLEDAFVALTGEGFDVAG; this comes from the coding sequence ATGAGCGACGCAGGGGCCGGGGAAGCGGCCGTCATCGAGACGCGAGGTCTCACCAAGCGCTACCGCGGCGGCTCGCTCGCCGTGGACGGGCTCGACCTGCGGGTCCCCGCGGGCAGCGTCTTCGGCTTCCTGGGGCCCAACGGCTCCGGCAAGACCACCACGATCCGGATGCTCATGGGCCTCATCGAGCCGACCGCCGGCACCGCGCGGGTCCTTGGCCGGCCGATGCCGGCCGGGTCGCGTTCCGTGCTCCCGCAGGTCGGAGCGCTGATCGAGGGACCCGCGCTGTACGGCTTCCTGACCGGCCGGGACAACCTGGTGCGCTTCGACTCCGCCGACCCGGCCGCCGATCCGCGCACCCGTCGCGCCCGGGTCGAAGCCGCCCTGGACCGGGTCGGACTCGCGGCGGCGGCCGGCAAGAAGGCCAAGGCGTACTCGCTCGGTATGAAGCAGCGCCTCGGACTCGCCGCCGCCCTCCTCCGGCCGCGCCGTCTCCTCGTCCTCGACGAGCCGACCAACGGCCTGGACCCGCAGGGCATGCGCGAGATCCGTTCGCTGGTCCGGGAGCTGGCGGCGGAGGGCACCACCGTCTTCCTCTCCTCGCACCTCCTCGACGAGATCGAGCAGGTCTGCACGCACGCCGCCGTGATGGCGCGCGGCCGTCTCGTCACCCAGGGCCCCGTCGCCGAACTCGCCGCGGGCTCCCGGGGCCGGCTGGCCGTCACCACCCCGGACCCGGGCGAGGCCGCCCGCGTCCTGGAGGAGCTCGGGGTCACCGGCCTGGTGGCCGACGGGCAGCGGCTGACCGCCGACGCCCCGCCGCCCGGCACGGACCCGGCCGAGCTGAACGCGGCGCTGGTACGGGGCGGGGTGCGCGTCCGGTCCTTCGGGGTCGAACGGGCCTCGCTGGAGGACGCCTTCGTCGCACTCACCGGAGAGGGATTCGATGTCGCAGGCTGA
- a CDS encoding LolA family protein: protein MAPNDSAETTSEATGTVAGRRKAARYIVPFAVAGVAAATIGLVPALADSGDPELPKITAQELIEKIAASDQQQLSGTLKVTADLGLPSIGGLAGSFAPGGTGAGEGDSAADPQAKLMELTSGTHTLRVAADGPDKQRLSILGDAAEYSLIHNAGEVWAYDSQSDEAYHAKSDTSKAGKHEKAPKGVPATPDALAEEALKAAGDTTSVTVDGTAQVAGRDAYRLLIKPKQSGSTIGSVTIAVDAKNGVPLKFTLAPSGGGKAVIDAGFTKVDFGKPDASSFTFTPPKGAKVTEAEDLAAEAEKNGKADRLPEELGALEGFQGLDVIGEGWTSVAALEVPGGAGLPTQGAEGVPAEAQQFLDALGDRVTGTFGSGTVFKTRLVNALMTDDGKVYVGAVTKDALVRAADTAK, encoded by the coding sequence ATGGCACCGAACGACAGCGCGGAGACCACCAGCGAGGCCACGGGTACTGTCGCGGGCCGTCGCAAGGCGGCGCGATACATCGTCCCGTTCGCGGTCGCGGGAGTCGCGGCGGCGACCATCGGGCTCGTCCCGGCACTGGCGGATTCCGGGGACCCGGAGCTGCCGAAGATCACCGCCCAGGAACTCATCGAGAAGATCGCCGCCTCGGACCAGCAGCAGCTCTCCGGCACGCTGAAGGTCACCGCGGACCTCGGACTCCCGTCGATCGGCGGACTCGCGGGCTCCTTCGCCCCGGGCGGCACCGGAGCGGGCGAGGGCGACTCCGCGGCCGACCCGCAGGCCAAGCTCATGGAGCTCACCTCCGGTACGCACACGCTGCGGGTGGCGGCCGACGGCCCCGACAAGCAGCGTCTGTCGATCCTCGGGGACGCCGCCGAGTACAGCCTGATCCACAACGCCGGCGAGGTCTGGGCGTACGACAGCCAGTCCGACGAGGCGTACCACGCGAAGAGCGACACCTCGAAGGCCGGCAAGCACGAGAAGGCGCCGAAGGGTGTGCCCGCCACGCCCGACGCGCTGGCCGAGGAGGCACTCAAGGCCGCCGGTGACACCACGTCGGTCACGGTCGACGGCACGGCGCAGGTGGCGGGGCGCGACGCGTACCGGCTGCTGATCAAGCCGAAGCAGTCCGGTTCGACGATCGGCTCGGTCACGATCGCGGTCGACGCGAAGAACGGCGTACCGCTGAAGTTCACCCTGGCCCCGAGCGGCGGCGGCAAGGCCGTGATCGATGCCGGGTTCACCAAGGTCGACTTCGGGAAGCCGGACGCGTCCTCCTTCACCTTCACCCCGCCCAAGGGCGCGAAGGTGACCGAGGCCGAGGACCTGGCGGCCGAGGCGGAGAAGAACGGCAAGGCGGACCGGCTTCCGGAGGAACTCGGCGCGCTGGAGGGCTTCCAGGGGCTCGACGTGATCGGCGAGGGCTGGACCTCGGTCGCCGCGCTGGAGGTCCCCGGCGGGGCCGGGCTGCCCACGCAGGGCGCCGAAGGCGTCCCGGCCGAGGCGCAGCAGTTCCTCGACGCGCTGGGCGACCGGGTCACCGGGACGTTCGGCTCGGGCACGGTCTTCAAGACGCGCCTGGTGAACGCGCTGATGACGGACGACGGCAAGGTCTACGTCGGCGCCGTCACGAAGGACGCGCTGGTGCGCGCGGCCGACACCGCCAAGTAG
- a CDS encoding CocE/NonD family hydrolase — translation MHIRTEFPYETTREDLYIPLPDGTRLYARIWRPVTEEPVPALLEYLPYRLSDWTAPRDWQRHPWYAGHGYASVRVDVRGHGNSEGMPGDEYDATELADGVAVIHWLAQQEWCSGNVGMFGISWGGFNSLQLAALAPEPLKAIVTVCSTDDRYDNDVHYMGGSVLAVDMHAWAATMLAFVSRPPDPEQVGEKWKEMWLNRLEGVDPFIHTWLAHQTRDAYWKHGSVCEDYGAIKASVLAVGGWHDPYRDTVLRLVEHLDPAKVRGLIGPWSHQYPDRGLPPGPGIGFLQETLRWWDHHLKGVDNGVMNEPLLRSWISGSHPPATVYETLPGRWVGDASWPSENVSPVVYALQGGPQIVLSPQQTGVDAGRFFPFGNDGDLPPDQRDEDAKSVSFEFPVEDAPIEILGRPRVKLRIRMDVPRGTAIARLCDVAPDGSSTLVTRGVLNLSARHGRDRAEDWPAGETEDVTFELNGIGHTFPRGHRIRLAVSSSYWPWIWPQAGSAGFTLDADGSFVELPVRRHTEDNGISFGEPEQSEALGVVYPATLDEQRPERLVIRDVAKGEWRMEVDPRYGGTRVYPDGLEFTEDAVETYTIQEQDPLSARTRSDWTIRLHRPELAWDVEIETHSEIGADAEDFITSNEVICKDGGEVVFHRTWEKRIPRTAG, via the coding sequence ATGCACATCCGCACTGAATTCCCGTACGAGACGACCCGCGAGGACCTGTACATCCCGCTGCCGGACGGCACGCGGCTGTACGCCCGGATCTGGCGGCCGGTCACCGAGGAACCCGTACCGGCGCTGCTGGAGTACCTGCCCTACCGGCTGAGCGACTGGACGGCTCCCCGGGACTGGCAGCGGCATCCCTGGTACGCGGGACACGGGTACGCCTCCGTGCGCGTCGATGTGCGCGGGCACGGCAACAGCGAGGGCATGCCGGGCGACGAGTACGACGCGACCGAGCTGGCCGACGGGGTCGCCGTCATCCACTGGCTCGCCCAGCAGGAGTGGTGCTCGGGCAACGTGGGCATGTTCGGCATCTCCTGGGGCGGCTTCAACTCGCTCCAGCTCGCCGCGCTCGCCCCCGAGCCCCTCAAGGCGATCGTGACCGTCTGCTCCACCGACGACCGCTACGACAACGACGTCCACTACATGGGCGGCTCGGTCCTCGCCGTCGACATGCACGCCTGGGCGGCCACCATGCTGGCGTTCGTCTCCCGGCCGCCGGACCCCGAGCAGGTCGGCGAGAAGTGGAAGGAGATGTGGCTGAACCGGCTGGAGGGCGTCGATCCGTTCATCCACACCTGGCTGGCCCACCAGACCCGTGACGCGTACTGGAAGCACGGCAGCGTCTGCGAGGACTACGGCGCCATCAAGGCGTCCGTGCTCGCGGTGGGCGGCTGGCACGACCCGTACCGCGACACCGTGCTGCGGCTGGTCGAGCACCTGGACCCGGCGAAGGTACGCGGGCTGATCGGCCCGTGGTCGCACCAGTACCCGGACCGGGGGCTGCCCCCCGGCCCCGGCATCGGCTTCCTCCAGGAGACGCTGCGCTGGTGGGACCACCACCTCAAGGGGGTCGACAACGGGGTGATGAACGAGCCCCTGCTGCGCTCCTGGATCAGCGGTTCGCACCCGCCCGCCACGGTCTACGAGACGCTCCCCGGCCGCTGGGTCGGCGACGCGAGCTGGCCGTCGGAGAACGTCTCCCCCGTCGTGTACGCCCTCCAGGGCGGCCCGCAGATCGTCCTCTCGCCGCAGCAGACCGGGGTGGACGCCGGCCGCTTCTTCCCCTTCGGCAACGACGGCGACCTGCCGCCCGACCAGCGCGACGAGGACGCCAAGTCCGTCTCGTTCGAGTTCCCCGTCGAGGACGCCCCCATCGAGATCCTGGGCCGCCCGAGGGTGAAGCTCCGCATCCGGATGGACGTACCGCGCGGCACGGCCATCGCCCGGCTCTGCGACGTGGCACCGGACGGCTCCTCCACCCTGGTCACCCGCGGCGTCCTCAACCTCTCCGCGCGGCACGGCCGCGACCGTGCCGAGGACTGGCCGGCCGGGGAGACGGAGGACGTGACCTTCGAGCTGAACGGCATCGGCCACACCTTCCCGCGCGGCCACCGGATCAGGCTCGCGGTCTCGTCCTCGTACTGGCCGTGGATCTGGCCGCAGGCCGGTTCGGCGGGCTTCACGCTGGACGCGGACGGCAGCTTCGTCGAACTGCCGGTGCGCCGCCACACCGAGGACAACGGCATCTCGTTCGGCGAACCGGAGCAGTCCGAAGCGCTCGGCGTCGTCTACCCGGCCACGCTCGACGAACAGCGCCCGGAGCGCCTGGTGATCCGGGACGTCGCCAAGGGCGAGTGGCGCATGGAGGTCGACCCGCGCTACGGCGGCACCCGTGTCTACCCGGACGGGCTCGAATTCACCGAGGACGCGGTGGAGACGTACACCATCCAGGAGCAGGACCCGCTCTCCGCCCGCACCCGCTCGGACTGGACGATCCGGCTGCACCGCCCCGAGCTGGCCTGGGACGTGGAGATCGAGACCCACTCCGAAATCGGCGCGGACGCGGAGGACTTCATCACCTCCAACGAGGTGATCTGCAAGGACGGCGGCGAAGTCGTCTTCCACCGGACCTGGGAGAAGCGCATTCCGCGCACGGCGGGCTGA
- the recQ gene encoding DNA helicase RecQ, which translates to MSGTGVTMGVTESEAQQTLHRVFGYEAFRGEQGAVIEHVVAGGDAVVLMPTGGGKSLCYQIPALVRPGTGIVISPLIALMQDQVDALRALGVRAGFVNSTQDFDERRSMESQFLAGELDLLYLAPERLRLDSTLALLARGEISVFAIDEAHCVAQWGHDFRPDYLALSVLGERWPDVPRIALTATATDATHREITQRLGMPEAKHFVASFDRPNIQYRIVGKSDPKKQLLTFLKEEHAGDAGIVYCLSRNSTEKTAEYLCRNGIEAVPYHAGLDAGTRALHQSRFLREEGLVVVATIAFGMGIDKPDVRFVAHLDLPKSVEGYYQETGRAGRDGGPSTAWMAYGLQDVVQQRKLIQGGEGDEAFRRRAASHLDSMLALCETVQCRRAQLLTYFGQEPGAETCGNCDTCLTPPETWDGTVVAQKLLSTVVRLKRERGQKFGAGQIIDILLGRKTAKIIQFDHDQLSVFGIGEELAEAEWRGVVRQLLAQGLLAVEGEYGTLVLTDDSASVLGREREVLLRKEPKKPTSRSSSSSKGERRGKAAAAVAELPAEAVPVFEALRAWRGAQAKELGLPAYVIFHDATLREIAALRPGSAAELGGVSGLGEKKLATYGEGVLEVLATFGAVEAGTGAADAPRAEPAERPAVPATREAPGRPVHAAAPDPEFGWDEEPPEYE; encoded by the coding sequence ATGAGCGGGACGGGCGTGACCATGGGTGTGACCGAGAGCGAAGCGCAGCAGACGCTTCACCGGGTGTTCGGGTACGAGGCGTTCCGCGGCGAGCAGGGCGCGGTCATCGAGCACGTGGTGGCGGGCGGCGACGCGGTCGTGCTCATGCCGACCGGTGGCGGCAAGTCCCTCTGCTACCAGATCCCGGCGCTGGTCAGACCCGGCACCGGCATCGTGATCTCGCCGCTCATCGCCCTCATGCAGGACCAGGTCGACGCCCTGCGGGCGCTGGGCGTGCGGGCCGGCTTCGTCAACTCCACGCAGGACTTCGACGAGCGCCGGTCGATGGAGTCCCAGTTCCTCGCGGGCGAGCTCGACCTCCTCTATCTGGCCCCCGAGCGGCTGCGCCTGGACTCCACCCTCGCGCTGCTTGCCCGAGGCGAGATCTCCGTCTTCGCCATCGACGAGGCGCACTGCGTGGCGCAGTGGGGCCACGACTTCCGCCCCGACTATCTGGCCCTGTCCGTCCTGGGCGAGCGCTGGCCCGACGTACCCCGCATCGCGCTGACGGCGACCGCGACGGATGCCACGCACCGGGAGATCACCCAGCGTCTGGGGATGCCGGAGGCCAAGCACTTCGTCGCGAGCTTCGACCGGCCCAACATCCAGTACCGCATCGTGGGGAAGTCCGACCCGAAGAAGCAGCTGCTGACCTTCCTCAAGGAGGAGCACGCCGGGGACGCGGGCATCGTCTACTGCCTCTCGCGCAACTCCACCGAGAAGACCGCCGAGTACCTCTGCCGCAACGGCATCGAGGCCGTTCCGTACCACGCGGGCCTGGACGCCGGGACGCGCGCACTCCACCAGTCGCGCTTCCTGCGAGAGGAGGGCCTCGTCGTCGTGGCGACCATCGCCTTCGGCATGGGCATCGACAAGCCCGACGTCCGCTTCGTCGCCCACCTCGACCTGCCCAAGTCGGTCGAGGGGTACTACCAGGAGACCGGCCGCGCCGGCCGTGACGGCGGCCCGTCCACGGCCTGGATGGCGTACGGGCTCCAGGACGTCGTCCAGCAGCGCAAGCTGATCCAGGGCGGCGAGGGGGACGAGGCGTTCCGGCGCCGCGCCGCCTCCCACCTCGACTCGATGCTGGCCCTGTGCGAGACGGTCCAGTGCCGTCGCGCCCAGCTCCTGACGTACTTCGGCCAGGAGCCCGGAGCGGAGACCTGCGGGAACTGCGACACCTGCCTGACCCCGCCCGAGACCTGGGACGGCACGGTGGTCGCGCAGAAGCTGCTGTCCACGGTGGTGCGGCTGAAGCGGGAGCGCGGCCAGAAGTTCGGCGCGGGCCAGATCATCGACATCCTGCTCGGCCGGAAGACCGCGAAGATCATCCAGTTCGATCACGACCAGCTCTCGGTCTTCGGCATCGGCGAGGAGCTGGCCGAGGCCGAGTGGCGGGGCGTGGTGCGTCAGCTGCTGGCGCAGGGCCTCCTCGCGGTGGAGGGCGAGTACGGCACGCTGGTGCTGACCGACGACAGCGCGTCCGTCCTCGGGCGTGAGCGCGAGGTGCTGCTGCGCAAGGAGCCGAAGAAGCCCACGTCCCGGTCCTCGTCCTCCTCGAAGGGCGAGCGCAGGGGCAAGGCCGCAGCCGCTGTCGCGGAGCTCCCGGCGGAGGCCGTCCCCGTCTTCGAGGCCCTGCGCGCGTGGCGCGGCGCTCAGGCGAAGGAGCTGGGGCTTCCGGCGTACGTCATCTTCCACGACGCCACGCTGCGGGAGATCGCCGCTCTGCGGCCCGGCTCGGCGGCCGAGCTGGGCGGGGTCAGCGGCCTGGGCGAGAAGAAGCTCGCCACGTACGGCGAAGGGGTGCTGGAGGTCCTCGCGACGTTCGGTGCGGTCGAGGCCGGGACCGGGGCAGCGGACGCACCGCGTGCCGAGCCGGCCGAGCGACCTGCCGTACCGGCCACCAGGGAAGCCCCCGGACGTCCCGTCCACGCGGCGGCCCCGGACCCGGAGTTCGGCTGGGACGAGGAACCGCCCGAGTACGAGTGA
- a CDS encoding polyprenyl synthetase family protein, with product MTVVGPFGLCVRDQALEADVQTGLAAVEAGLLEATKSEVPFITEAAQHLVRAGGKRFRPLLVMLASQFGDPDAPGVVPSAVVVELTHLATLYHDDVMDEADVRRGVDSANTRWGNSVAVLTGDFLFARASHILADLGPEAVRIQAEAFERLVTGQILETAGPRDGRDPVGHYLDVIGGKTGSLIAVSGRFGAMMSGADESVVDILTQYGERLGVAFQLADDVLDIASDTHESGKTPGTDLREGIPTLPVLLLRAQAAADGKPDDVELVELLDGDLSDDDRLAEALRRLRAHPALEQARRDTIRYAQEARASLAPLPECYAKAALEELCDAVVHRAG from the coding sequence GTGACCGTCGTCGGGCCGTTCGGACTGTGCGTTCGGGACCAGGCTCTTGAGGCCGATGTCCAGACCGGTTTGGCCGCTGTCGAGGCGGGGCTGCTCGAGGCCACCAAGAGTGAGGTGCCCTTCATCACGGAGGCCGCACAGCACCTGGTACGTGCAGGGGGCAAGCGTTTCCGTCCGCTGCTGGTGATGCTGGCTTCCCAGTTCGGTGACCCCGACGCGCCGGGTGTCGTGCCCTCGGCCGTGGTCGTCGAACTGACCCATCTGGCGACGCTGTACCACGACGACGTGATGGACGAGGCGGACGTACGCCGCGGGGTCGACAGCGCCAACACCCGCTGGGGCAACTCGGTCGCCGTACTGACCGGGGACTTCCTCTTCGCCCGTGCGTCGCACATACTGGCCGACCTCGGTCCGGAGGCCGTACGCATCCAGGCCGAGGCGTTCGAGCGCCTGGTCACCGGTCAGATCCTGGAGACCGCGGGCCCGCGCGACGGACGCGATCCGGTCGGCCACTACCTCGACGTCATCGGCGGCAAGACCGGTTCGCTGATCGCCGTCTCCGGGCGGTTCGGCGCGATGATGTCCGGCGCCGACGAGTCGGTCGTCGACATCCTCACCCAGTACGGGGAACGGCTCGGCGTCGCCTTCCAGCTCGCCGACGACGTGCTCGACATCGCCTCCGACACCCACGAGTCCGGCAAGACGCCCGGCACCGACCTGCGCGAGGGCATCCCGACCCTCCCCGTGCTCCTGCTGCGGGCACAGGCCGCGGCCGACGGGAAGCCGGACGACGTGGAGCTCGTCGAGCTCCTGGACGGCGACCTGAGCGACGACGACCGGCTCGCCGAGGCGCTGCGCAGGCTCCGCGCCCACCCGGCGCTGGAGCAGGCGCGACGGGACACCATCCGTTACGCGCAGGAGGCGCGGGCCTCGCTGGCGCCGCTGCCCGAGTGCTACGCGAAGGCCGCGCTCGAAGAGCTCTGCGACGCCGTGGTGCACCGCGCGGGCTGA